The Streptomyces sp. NBC_01255 genome window below encodes:
- a CDS encoding 2-oxoacid:ferredoxin oxidoreductase subunit beta, with amino-acid sequence MPEPTELLLNLVPKAEAVQTMKDFKSDQEVRWCPGCGDYAVLAAVQGFMPELGLAKENIVFVSGIGCSSRFPYYMNTYGMHSIHGRAPAIATGLATSRRDLSVWVVTGDGDALSIGGNHLIHALRRNVNLKILLFNNRIYGLTKGQYSPTSEVGKITKSTPMGSLDAPFNPVSLALGAEASFVARTVDSDRKHLTEVLRQAAEHNGTALVEIYQNCNIFNDGAFEVLKDKDQAKEAVIRLEHGQPIRFGAELDKGVVRDQATGDLQVVTVTPENESRILVHDAHAATPTTAFALSRLADPDTLHQTPIGVFRSVERPVYDTLMAEQLESAVEQQGKGDLGRLLTGNDTWTVAG; translated from the coding sequence ATGCCTGAGCCCACGGAGCTCCTGCTCAACCTGGTCCCCAAGGCCGAGGCCGTCCAGACGATGAAGGACTTCAAGTCCGACCAGGAGGTCAGGTGGTGCCCCGGCTGCGGTGACTACGCCGTCCTCGCCGCCGTCCAGGGCTTCATGCCCGAACTCGGCCTGGCGAAGGAGAACATCGTCTTCGTCTCCGGCATCGGCTGCTCCTCCCGCTTCCCGTACTACATGAACACCTACGGGATGCACTCCATCCACGGCCGCGCCCCGGCGATCGCCACCGGCCTCGCCACCTCCCGCCGCGACCTGTCCGTCTGGGTCGTCACGGGCGACGGCGACGCGCTCTCCATCGGCGGCAACCACCTCATCCACGCGCTCCGCCGCAACGTCAACCTGAAGATCCTGCTCTTCAACAACCGGATCTACGGGCTGACCAAGGGCCAGTACTCGCCCACCTCCGAGGTCGGCAAGATCACCAAGTCGACGCCGATGGGCTCGCTCGACGCGCCCTTCAACCCGGTGTCGCTCGCGCTCGGCGCGGAGGCCTCCTTCGTGGCCCGTACGGTCGACTCCGACCGCAAGCACCTCACCGAGGTGCTGCGCCAGGCCGCCGAGCACAACGGCACGGCGCTGGTCGAGATCTACCAGAACTGCAACATCTTCAACGACGGCGCCTTCGAGGTCCTCAAGGACAAGGACCAGGCCAAGGAGGCCGTCATCCGGCTGGAGCACGGGCAGCCGATCCGCTTCGGCGCCGAGCTCGACAAGGGCGTCGTCCGCGACCAGGCCACCGGCGACCTCCAGGTCGTCACGGTCACCCCGGAGAACGAGTCGCGGATCCTCGTCCACGACGCCCACGCGGCCACCCCCACCACCGCCTTCGCGCTCTCGCGGCTCGCGGACCCGGACACCCTCCACCAGACGCCCATCGGGGTGTTCCGGTCGGTGGAGCGCCCGGTCTACGACACGCTGATGGCGGAGCAGCTGGAGTCGGCCGTGGAGCAGCAGGGCAAGGGCGACCTGGGCCGGCTCCTCACCGGCAACGACACGTGGACGGTGGCGGG